In the Perca flavescens isolate YP-PL-M2 chromosome 20, PFLA_1.0, whole genome shotgun sequence genome, one interval contains:
- the pkdccb gene encoding extracellular tyrosine-protein kinase PKDCC, with protein MPGMGNSLRAAALLAFVVLSILVSLLISSVQQFGARISHFSNATVAGDEEEVASLRGALIYQLNERRKEIIPLLLPDRDDDDESGLSAFSRHSLQHDQTLDSILDYNLWNEITHGSRKAHMDEMDCDSLVDMQAVEILGSGYTKLVVKVNLAGGQPVALKLVNEQGIDMGKCVEDFKDPRGCRELVSYKLKKEIVLLQRLRHPNVIKLKGHCAGDVGGEGGRVAVILEQGNPLQMIQLLQSPWEDRFRVCLDLVRLLHFLSQSPLGSVTLLDFQPRQFVTVSGELKLTDLDDASSEVTSCQVDADCTLQFPHRNFTLPCSTQGVCEGLNEKRNIYNAYRYFFTYLLPHQAPPGFTHLVDHIMNSTGELKADINQTLEAFEHILLLYKSGLHLDNLPPSIIRDYTVMRGMGTSGNAEYHCWPSYSQQGCVLSVHSGREAAYICNSHSQCNSFTLTGQKTWTGRLLASFRSSFSHLVPDGISEVYVKKTKSPETSTV; from the exons ATGCCCGGGATGGGCAACTCTTTACGCGCGGCTGCCCTCCTGGCTTTCGTGGTTCTTTCTATTCTGGTGTCACTCTTGATAAGCAGCGTGCAGCAGTTTGGAGCGAGGATATCTCACTTTTCCAATGCAACTGTTGCTGGTGATGAGGAGGAGGTCGCATCGCTCCGCGGGGCGTTGATTTACCAACTCAACGAGAGGCGCAAAGAAATTATTCCGCTGCTTTTACCCGAtcgtgatgatgatgatgaaagcGGACTATCCGCGTTCAGTCGACATTCTCTCCAACATGATCAAACGCTAGACTCGATTTTGGATTACAATCTGTGGAATGAGATCACGCATGGCTCCAGAAAAGCGCATATGGATGAAATGGATTGTGACTCTCTGGTGGACATGCAGGCGGTGGAGATCCTCGGGTCAGGATACACCAAACTGGTTGTCAAAGTGAATCTAGCCGGAGGTCAGCCTGTGGCCTTAAAACTCGTCAATGAGCAGGGGATAGACATGGGAAAGTGTGTGGAGGATTTTAAAGACCCTCGAGGCTGCCGTGAGCTCGTTTCTTACAagttaaagaaagaaatagtTCTGTTGCAGAGGCTGAGGCATCCAAACGTCATCAAG CTCAAAGGTCACTGTGCAGGAGATGTAGGAGGAGAAGGGGGAAGAGTCGCAGTCATTCTGGAGCAGGGGAATCCTCTCCAGATGATCCAGCTGCTCCAGAGTCCCTGGGAGGACAGATTCAGG GTGTGTCTGGACCTGGTTAGGCTCCTCCACTTCCTCTCCCAGTCTCCTCTGGGCTCCGTGACTCTGCTGGACTTCCAGCCCCGGCAGTTTGTCACCGTGTCCGGCGAGCTGAAGCTCACAGACCTGGACGACGCCAGTTCCGAGGTGACTTCGTGCCAGGTGGACGCAGACTGCACCCTCCAGTTTCCACACCGAAATTTCACTCTGCCCTGCTCGACCCAGGGAGTGTGTGAGGGCTTGAATGAGAAGAGGAACATTTACAATGCCTATAG GTATTTTTTCACCTACCTGCTGCCTCACCAGGCCCCGCCCGGCTTCACCCACCTGGTAGACCACATCATGAACTCCACAG GGGAGCTGAAAGCTGACATCAATCAAACGCTGGAGGCCTTTGAAcacatcctcctcctctacaAGTCTGGCCTGCACCTGGACAACCTGCCTCCATCAATAATCAGAG ATTACACCGTTATGCGAGGTATGGGGACCTCTGGGAACGCAGAGTACCACTGCTGGCCATCCTACAGCCAGCAGGGCTGCGTGCTGTCAGTCCACAGCGGCAGAGAGGCAGCTTACATCTGTAACTCCCATTCTCAATGCAACAGCTTCACTCTGACCGGACAGAAGACCTGGACGG GTCGCCTCCTGGCCTCTTTTAGGAGCAGCTTCAGTCATCTGGTGCCCGATGGGATATCGGAGGTGTATGTGAAGAAAACCAAATCTCCTGAAACTTCCACAGTATGA